In the Hippoglossus stenolepis isolate QCI-W04-F060 chromosome 14, HSTE1.2, whole genome shotgun sequence genome, one interval contains:
- the abl2 gene encoding tyrosine-protein kinase ABL2 isoform X4 encodes MLLRCLQASSSFEEEWTALSNRHRHTGFKQETGPGQTALHRPFGLDSAALTEAVRWSSKENLLGAAESDPNLFVALYDFVASGDNTLSITKGEKLRVLGYNQNGEWSEVRSKNGQGWVPSNYITPVNSLEKHSWYHGPVSRSAAEYLLSSLINGSFLVRESESSPGQLSISLRYEGRVYHYRINTSSDGKVYVTSESRFATLAELVHHHSTVADGLVTTLHYPAPKCNKPTVYGVSPIHDKWEMERTDITMKHKLGGGQYGEVYVGVWKKYNLTVAVKTLKEDTMEVEEFLKEAAVMKEVKHPNLVQLLGVCTLEPPFYIVTEYMPHGNLLDYLRECDKEEVNAVVLLYMATQISSAMEYLEKKNFIHRDLAARNCLVGENHVVKVADFGLSRLMTGDTYTAHAGAKFPIKWTAPESLAYNTFSIKSDVWAFGVLLWEIATYGMSPYPGIDLSQVYDLLEKGYRMEQPEGCPPKVYELMRACWQWSPLDRPSFAEIHQAFETMFHDSSISEEVAEELCKTASSGHCGPLHSFSHDMPLLPSKSHTLRKHTENKENIEGGLDGRSDHGTHSHSGWASLLGGDSRSGGSPALPRKQQPRDKSPSSLLEDAQDMGTFTRDRKTGFFSSFIKKKSSSSSSSSPSSQLQHNLPTPPKRSSSFREMETQPHKKYEPTADFSAPPPLPQSDSLGGFSASPSHSHGEPTQTQSRCCGAAFGQKPSGLGSQVTSGSSWSGLAGFFTPRLIKKTLGLRTGKTTSSEEGGSIIGGPKPFPRSNSTSSMSAGLPDLERMALTLPRNRSAKPPLERTASTTSQPENGAARPSETLLRRMDEGTAQIRERPKAKLLPRGTAVGVRAPGVGGEVGESDSLSRVREVREESGGGLDRQQSWSSPSKSSSSSASPVAAGAPTHNHKVPVLISPTLKHSPADVHLVGLDSQGNRFKLLSEHQADRDRPRLVKPKCAPPPPPTLRSLQHSYSGDGEEQVGGAPVEVNGDTLKGHRSGRPSVPPPQVPPASSSSFSSSSATTNTTPTKMANGAPTTASSKVALRRTRQQVERVPLERASREALLVCAECLSSALHASSESPSSSQVLDAGHQLLDYCSGYVDCIPQMRNKFAFREAVGKLELSLQELRASSSGGGLSSVGPNTVLDNLHSCIKEISDVVQR; translated from the exons GTGAGAAGCTGCGTGTGCTCGGCTACAACCAGAATGGAGAGTGGAGCGAAGTGCGCTCAAAGAATGGCCAGGGTTGGGTGCCCTCCAACTACATCACACCAGTCAACAGTCTGGAGAAGCACAGCTGGTACCACGGGCCCGTGTCTCGCAGCGCCGCAGAGTACCTGCTCTCATCCCTCATCAACGGGAGTTTTCTGGTCCGGGAAAGCGAGAGCAGCCCCGGGCAGCTGTCCATATCTCTGCGCTATGAAGGGAGAGTCTACCACTACCGCATCAACACCTCCTCCGATGGAAAG gtgtATGTAACATCCGAGAGCCGTTTCGCCACCCTGGCCGAGCTGGTCCACCACCACTCCACTGTAGCCGACGGCCTGGTCACCACATTGCACTACCCAGCACCCAAATGCAACAAGCCCACAGTGTACGGTGTGTCACCCATCCATGACAAGTGGGAAATGGAGCGCACAGACATCACCATGAAGCACAAGCTTGGAGGGGGCCAGTATGGGGAGGTGTACGTGGGAGTGTGGAAGAAGTACAACCTCACGGTGGCTGTCAAGACGCTCAAG GAGGACACCATGGAGGTGGAAGAATTTCTAAAAGAGGCAGCAGTTATGAAGGAGGTTAAACACCCGAACCTCGTTCAGCTACTAG GTGTGTGTACCTTGGAGCCTCCGTTTTACATCGTAACTGAGTACATGCCACATGGCAACCTACTGGACTACTTGAGAGAGTGTGATAAAGAGGAGGTGAATGCTGTGGTGCTGCTCTACATGGCCACACAGATCTCCTCTGCCATGGAATACCTGGAGAAGAAGAACTTCATACACAG GGATCTTGCGGCGAGGAACTGCCTGGTCGGTGAGAATCATGTCGTGAAGGTTGCAGACTTCGGCTTAAGCCGGTTGATGACTGGCGACACATACACTGCCCACGCTGGGGCCAAATTCCCAATCAAATGGACTGCACCCGAGAGCCTCGCTTACAACACCTTCTCCATCAAGTCTGACGTCTGGG CTTTTGGGGTGCTGCTGTGGGAAATTGCCACATATGGCATGTCTCCATACCCTGGCATCGACCTTTCTCAGGTCTATGACCTCCTGGAGAAAGGATACCGCATGGAGCAGCCTGAGGGATGTCCACCCAAAGTCTATGAACTCATGAGAGCAT GCTGGCAATGGAGCCCATTAGACAGACCTTCGTTTGCAGAGATTCACCAAGCCTTCGAAACAATGTTCCATGACTCCAGCATCTCTGAAG AGGTGGCGGAGGAGCTCTGTAAGACGGCCTCCTCTGGTCACTGCGGACCACTGCACTCATTCAGTCACGACATGCCCCTGTTACCTtccaaatctcacacactccGTAAGcacacagaaaacaaggaaaacattGAGGGTGGACTGGATGGGCGCAGCGACCACGGCACACACAGCCACTCAG GTTGGGCTTCATTGCTGGGAGGTGACAGCCGGTCCGGTGGCTCCCCAGCTCTGCCCAGAAAACAGCAGCCACGAGACAAATCTCCCAGCAGCCTTCTAGAGGACGCACAGGATATGGGCACATTTACACGAGACCGCAAGACGggcttcttcagctccttcataaaaaagaaatcttcctcctcctcttcatcttcgcCATCCTCCCAGCTCCAACATAACCTTCCGACGCCGCCCAAGAGGAGCAGTTCTTTCCGGGAAATGGAGACGCAGCCTCACAAGAAATATGAGCCCACTGCTGATTTCagcgctcctcctcctctgccccagTCAGACAGTTTAGGAGgcttctctgcctctccttcccACTCCCACGGGGAACCCACCCAGACTCAGTCGCGCTGCTGTGGGGCAGCGTTCGGACAGAAACCCTCTGGCCTTGGCTCACAGGTGACGAGTGGGAGCAGTTGGAGTGGGTTGGCTGGTTTTTTTACCCCTAGACTCATTAAAAAGACCCTGGGGCTACGGACAGGTAAGACAACCTCttcagaggagggggggagtaTAATTGGAGGGCCTAAACCCTTCCCTAGGTCCAATTCTACCTCCTCTATGTCAGCTGGGCTGCCAGACCTGGAGCGCATGGCTCTAACTTTACCCAGAAACCGCAGCGCTAAGCCCCCTTTGGAGAGAACTGCCTCCACAACCTCCCAGCCAGAGAACGGGGCTGCACGGCCCTCAGAAACTCTGCTGCGGAGGATGGATGAGGGGACCGCACAAATCAGGGAAAGGCCCAAAGCCAAGCTCCTACCCCGGGGCACTGCTGTAGGGGTGAGGGCACCAGGAGtagggggggaggtgggggaatCAGACAGTCTCTCCCGGGTCAGAGAGGTTAGAGaggagagtgggggaggactGGACAGGCAGCAGAGTTGGTCATCTCCCTCAAAGAGTTCTAGTTCCAGTGCTTCCCCAGTGGCAGCAGGCGCACCGACTCACAACCACAAAGTTCCAGTCCTGATCTCCCCTACGCTGAAGCACAGCCCAGCTGACGTGCACCTAGTCGGCCTAGACTCTCAGGGGAACCGCTTCAAACTGCTGTCTGAGCACCAAGCAGACCGGGACAGGCCGCGACTTGTAAAACCCAAGtgtgctcctcctccacctcccactCTGCGGAGCCTGCAACACTCCTACAGCGGAGACGGAGAGGAGCAGGTAGGAGGTGCACCCGTGGAAGTGAATGGAGACACATTAAAAGGTCACAGGTCAGGGCGACCGTCTGTGCCACCACCACAAGTGCCTCctgcatcttcctcctccttttcctcgtCTTCTGCAACCACCAACACGACTCCCACCAAAATGGCCAACGGAGCCCCCACCACTGCTTCATCCAAAGTGGCACTACGGCGAACCAGGCAGCAGGTGGAGAGGGTGCCCCTGGAACGGGCCAGCCGTGAGGCCCTGCTGGTGTGCGCCGAGTGCCTGAGCAGCGCCCTCCACGCCAGCTCCGAAAGCCCCTCCAGCAGCCAGGTGCTGGACGCCGGCCACCAGCTGCTAGACTACTGCTCAGGTTACGTGGACTGCATCCCTCAGATGAGGAACAAATTTGCCTTCCGAGAGGCGGTGGGGAAGCTCGAGCTCAGCCTGCAGGAGCTGAGGGCTTCGTCTTCAGGAGGAGGACTGAGCAGCGTGGGGCCCAACACTGTACTGGACAACCTGCACAGCTGTATTAAAGAGATTAGTGACGTAGTGCAGAGGTAG
- the abl2 gene encoding tyrosine-protein kinase ABL2 isoform X5, with protein sequence MYWELWLSQVTASAALQCMLVQNKEALHRPFGLDSAALTEAVRWSSKENLLGAAESDPNLFVALYDFVASGDNTLSITKGEKLRVLGYNQNGEWSEVRSKNGQGWVPSNYITPVNSLEKHSWYHGPVSRSAAEYLLSSLINGSFLVRESESSPGQLSISLRYEGRVYHYRINTSSDGKVYVTSESRFATLAELVHHHSTVADGLVTTLHYPAPKCNKPTVYGVSPIHDKWEMERTDITMKHKLGGGQYGEVYVGVWKKYNLTVAVKTLKEDTMEVEEFLKEAAVMKEVKHPNLVQLLGVCTLEPPFYIVTEYMPHGNLLDYLRECDKEEVNAVVLLYMATQISSAMEYLEKKNFIHRDLAARNCLVGENHVVKVADFGLSRLMTGDTYTAHAGAKFPIKWTAPESLAYNTFSIKSDVWAFGVLLWEIATYGMSPYPGIDLSQVYDLLEKGYRMEQPEGCPPKVYELMRACWQWSPLDRPSFAEIHQAFETMFHDSSISEEVAEELCKTASSGHCGPLHSFSHDMPLLPSKSHTLRKHTENKENIEGGLDGRSDHGTHSHSGWASLLGGDSRSGGSPALPRKQQPRDKSPSSLLEDAQDMGTFTRDRKTGFFSSFIKKKSSSSSSSSPSSQLQHNLPTPPKRSSSFREMETQPHKKYEPTADFSAPPPLPQSDSLGGFSASPSHSHGEPTQTQSRCCGAAFGQKPSGLGSQVTSGSSWSGLAGFFTPRLIKKTLGLRTGKTTSSEEGGSIIGGPKPFPRSNSTSSMSAGLPDLERMALTLPRNRSAKPPLERTASTTSQPENGAARPSETLLRRMDEGTAQIRERPKAKLLPRGTAVGVRAPGVGGEVGESDSLSRVREVREESGGGLDRQQSWSSPSKSSSSSASPVAAGAPTHNHKVPVLISPTLKHSPADVHLVGLDSQGNRFKLLSEHQADRDRPRLVKPKCAPPPPPTLRSLQHSYSGDGEEQVGGAPVEVNGDTLKGHRSGRPSVPPPQVPPASSSSFSSSSATTNTTPTKMANGAPTTASSKVALRRTRQQVERVPLERASREALLVCAECLSSALHASSESPSSSQVLDAGHQLLDYCSGYVDCIPQMRNKFAFREAVGKLELSLQELRASSSGGGLSSVGPNTVLDNLHSCIKEISDVVQR encoded by the exons GTGAGAAGCTGCGTGTGCTCGGCTACAACCAGAATGGAGAGTGGAGCGAAGTGCGCTCAAAGAATGGCCAGGGTTGGGTGCCCTCCAACTACATCACACCAGTCAACAGTCTGGAGAAGCACAGCTGGTACCACGGGCCCGTGTCTCGCAGCGCCGCAGAGTACCTGCTCTCATCCCTCATCAACGGGAGTTTTCTGGTCCGGGAAAGCGAGAGCAGCCCCGGGCAGCTGTCCATATCTCTGCGCTATGAAGGGAGAGTCTACCACTACCGCATCAACACCTCCTCCGATGGAAAG gtgtATGTAACATCCGAGAGCCGTTTCGCCACCCTGGCCGAGCTGGTCCACCACCACTCCACTGTAGCCGACGGCCTGGTCACCACATTGCACTACCCAGCACCCAAATGCAACAAGCCCACAGTGTACGGTGTGTCACCCATCCATGACAAGTGGGAAATGGAGCGCACAGACATCACCATGAAGCACAAGCTTGGAGGGGGCCAGTATGGGGAGGTGTACGTGGGAGTGTGGAAGAAGTACAACCTCACGGTGGCTGTCAAGACGCTCAAG GAGGACACCATGGAGGTGGAAGAATTTCTAAAAGAGGCAGCAGTTATGAAGGAGGTTAAACACCCGAACCTCGTTCAGCTACTAG GTGTGTGTACCTTGGAGCCTCCGTTTTACATCGTAACTGAGTACATGCCACATGGCAACCTACTGGACTACTTGAGAGAGTGTGATAAAGAGGAGGTGAATGCTGTGGTGCTGCTCTACATGGCCACACAGATCTCCTCTGCCATGGAATACCTGGAGAAGAAGAACTTCATACACAG GGATCTTGCGGCGAGGAACTGCCTGGTCGGTGAGAATCATGTCGTGAAGGTTGCAGACTTCGGCTTAAGCCGGTTGATGACTGGCGACACATACACTGCCCACGCTGGGGCCAAATTCCCAATCAAATGGACTGCACCCGAGAGCCTCGCTTACAACACCTTCTCCATCAAGTCTGACGTCTGGG CTTTTGGGGTGCTGCTGTGGGAAATTGCCACATATGGCATGTCTCCATACCCTGGCATCGACCTTTCTCAGGTCTATGACCTCCTGGAGAAAGGATACCGCATGGAGCAGCCTGAGGGATGTCCACCCAAAGTCTATGAACTCATGAGAGCAT GCTGGCAATGGAGCCCATTAGACAGACCTTCGTTTGCAGAGATTCACCAAGCCTTCGAAACAATGTTCCATGACTCCAGCATCTCTGAAG AGGTGGCGGAGGAGCTCTGTAAGACGGCCTCCTCTGGTCACTGCGGACCACTGCACTCATTCAGTCACGACATGCCCCTGTTACCTtccaaatctcacacactccGTAAGcacacagaaaacaaggaaaacattGAGGGTGGACTGGATGGGCGCAGCGACCACGGCACACACAGCCACTCAG GTTGGGCTTCATTGCTGGGAGGTGACAGCCGGTCCGGTGGCTCCCCAGCTCTGCCCAGAAAACAGCAGCCACGAGACAAATCTCCCAGCAGCCTTCTAGAGGACGCACAGGATATGGGCACATTTACACGAGACCGCAAGACGggcttcttcagctccttcataaaaaagaaatcttcctcctcctcttcatcttcgcCATCCTCCCAGCTCCAACATAACCTTCCGACGCCGCCCAAGAGGAGCAGTTCTTTCCGGGAAATGGAGACGCAGCCTCACAAGAAATATGAGCCCACTGCTGATTTCagcgctcctcctcctctgccccagTCAGACAGTTTAGGAGgcttctctgcctctccttcccACTCCCACGGGGAACCCACCCAGACTCAGTCGCGCTGCTGTGGGGCAGCGTTCGGACAGAAACCCTCTGGCCTTGGCTCACAGGTGACGAGTGGGAGCAGTTGGAGTGGGTTGGCTGGTTTTTTTACCCCTAGACTCATTAAAAAGACCCTGGGGCTACGGACAGGTAAGACAACCTCttcagaggagggggggagtaTAATTGGAGGGCCTAAACCCTTCCCTAGGTCCAATTCTACCTCCTCTATGTCAGCTGGGCTGCCAGACCTGGAGCGCATGGCTCTAACTTTACCCAGAAACCGCAGCGCTAAGCCCCCTTTGGAGAGAACTGCCTCCACAACCTCCCAGCCAGAGAACGGGGCTGCACGGCCCTCAGAAACTCTGCTGCGGAGGATGGATGAGGGGACCGCACAAATCAGGGAAAGGCCCAAAGCCAAGCTCCTACCCCGGGGCACTGCTGTAGGGGTGAGGGCACCAGGAGtagggggggaggtgggggaatCAGACAGTCTCTCCCGGGTCAGAGAGGTTAGAGaggagagtgggggaggactGGACAGGCAGCAGAGTTGGTCATCTCCCTCAAAGAGTTCTAGTTCCAGTGCTTCCCCAGTGGCAGCAGGCGCACCGACTCACAACCACAAAGTTCCAGTCCTGATCTCCCCTACGCTGAAGCACAGCCCAGCTGACGTGCACCTAGTCGGCCTAGACTCTCAGGGGAACCGCTTCAAACTGCTGTCTGAGCACCAAGCAGACCGGGACAGGCCGCGACTTGTAAAACCCAAGtgtgctcctcctccacctcccactCTGCGGAGCCTGCAACACTCCTACAGCGGAGACGGAGAGGAGCAGGTAGGAGGTGCACCCGTGGAAGTGAATGGAGACACATTAAAAGGTCACAGGTCAGGGCGACCGTCTGTGCCACCACCACAAGTGCCTCctgcatcttcctcctccttttcctcgtCTTCTGCAACCACCAACACGACTCCCACCAAAATGGCCAACGGAGCCCCCACCACTGCTTCATCCAAAGTGGCACTACGGCGAACCAGGCAGCAGGTGGAGAGGGTGCCCCTGGAACGGGCCAGCCGTGAGGCCCTGCTGGTGTGCGCCGAGTGCCTGAGCAGCGCCCTCCACGCCAGCTCCGAAAGCCCCTCCAGCAGCCAGGTGCTGGACGCCGGCCACCAGCTGCTAGACTACTGCTCAGGTTACGTGGACTGCATCCCTCAGATGAGGAACAAATTTGCCTTCCGAGAGGCGGTGGGGAAGCTCGAGCTCAGCCTGCAGGAGCTGAGGGCTTCGTCTTCAGGAGGAGGACTGAGCAGCGTGGGGCCCAACACTGTACTGGACAACCTGCACAGCTGTATTAAAGAGATTAGTGACGTAGTGCAGAGGTAG
- the abl2 gene encoding tyrosine-protein kinase ABL2 isoform X3, with product MLLRCLQASSSFEEEWTALSNRHRHTGFKQETGPGQTEALHRPFGLDSAALTEAVRWSSKENLLGAAESDPNLFVALYDFVASGDNTLSITKGEKLRVLGYNQNGEWSEVRSKNGQGWVPSNYITPVNSLEKHSWYHGPVSRSAAEYLLSSLINGSFLVRESESSPGQLSISLRYEGRVYHYRINTSSDGKVYVTSESRFATLAELVHHHSTVADGLVTTLHYPAPKCNKPTVYGVSPIHDKWEMERTDITMKHKLGGGQYGEVYVGVWKKYNLTVAVKTLKEDTMEVEEFLKEAAVMKEVKHPNLVQLLGVCTLEPPFYIVTEYMPHGNLLDYLRECDKEEVNAVVLLYMATQISSAMEYLEKKNFIHRDLAARNCLVGENHVVKVADFGLSRLMTGDTYTAHAGAKFPIKWTAPESLAYNTFSIKSDVWAFGVLLWEIATYGMSPYPGIDLSQVYDLLEKGYRMEQPEGCPPKVYELMRACWQWSPLDRPSFAEIHQAFETMFHDSSISEEVAEELCKTASSGHCGPLHSFSHDMPLLPSKSHTLRKHTENKENIEGGLDGRSDHGTHSHSGWASLLGGDSRSGGSPALPRKQQPRDKSPSSLLEDAQDMGTFTRDRKTGFFSSFIKKKSSSSSSSSPSSQLQHNLPTPPKRSSSFREMETQPHKKYEPTADFSAPPPLPQSDSLGGFSASPSHSHGEPTQTQSRCCGAAFGQKPSGLGSQVTSGSSWSGLAGFFTPRLIKKTLGLRTGKTTSSEEGGSIIGGPKPFPRSNSTSSMSAGLPDLERMALTLPRNRSAKPPLERTASTTSQPENGAARPSETLLRRMDEGTAQIRERPKAKLLPRGTAVGVRAPGVGGEVGESDSLSRVREVREESGGGLDRQQSWSSPSKSSSSSASPVAAGAPTHNHKVPVLISPTLKHSPADVHLVGLDSQGNRFKLLSEHQADRDRPRLVKPKCAPPPPPTLRSLQHSYSGDGEEQVGGAPVEVNGDTLKGHRSGRPSVPPPQVPPASSSSFSSSSATTNTTPTKMANGAPTTASSKVALRRTRQQVERVPLERASREALLVCAECLSSALHASSESPSSSQVLDAGHQLLDYCSGYVDCIPQMRNKFAFREAVGKLELSLQELRASSSGGGLSSVGPNTVLDNLHSCIKEISDVVQR from the exons GTGAGAAGCTGCGTGTGCTCGGCTACAACCAGAATGGAGAGTGGAGCGAAGTGCGCTCAAAGAATGGCCAGGGTTGGGTGCCCTCCAACTACATCACACCAGTCAACAGTCTGGAGAAGCACAGCTGGTACCACGGGCCCGTGTCTCGCAGCGCCGCAGAGTACCTGCTCTCATCCCTCATCAACGGGAGTTTTCTGGTCCGGGAAAGCGAGAGCAGCCCCGGGCAGCTGTCCATATCTCTGCGCTATGAAGGGAGAGTCTACCACTACCGCATCAACACCTCCTCCGATGGAAAG gtgtATGTAACATCCGAGAGCCGTTTCGCCACCCTGGCCGAGCTGGTCCACCACCACTCCACTGTAGCCGACGGCCTGGTCACCACATTGCACTACCCAGCACCCAAATGCAACAAGCCCACAGTGTACGGTGTGTCACCCATCCATGACAAGTGGGAAATGGAGCGCACAGACATCACCATGAAGCACAAGCTTGGAGGGGGCCAGTATGGGGAGGTGTACGTGGGAGTGTGGAAGAAGTACAACCTCACGGTGGCTGTCAAGACGCTCAAG GAGGACACCATGGAGGTGGAAGAATTTCTAAAAGAGGCAGCAGTTATGAAGGAGGTTAAACACCCGAACCTCGTTCAGCTACTAG GTGTGTGTACCTTGGAGCCTCCGTTTTACATCGTAACTGAGTACATGCCACATGGCAACCTACTGGACTACTTGAGAGAGTGTGATAAAGAGGAGGTGAATGCTGTGGTGCTGCTCTACATGGCCACACAGATCTCCTCTGCCATGGAATACCTGGAGAAGAAGAACTTCATACACAG GGATCTTGCGGCGAGGAACTGCCTGGTCGGTGAGAATCATGTCGTGAAGGTTGCAGACTTCGGCTTAAGCCGGTTGATGACTGGCGACACATACACTGCCCACGCTGGGGCCAAATTCCCAATCAAATGGACTGCACCCGAGAGCCTCGCTTACAACACCTTCTCCATCAAGTCTGACGTCTGGG CTTTTGGGGTGCTGCTGTGGGAAATTGCCACATATGGCATGTCTCCATACCCTGGCATCGACCTTTCTCAGGTCTATGACCTCCTGGAGAAAGGATACCGCATGGAGCAGCCTGAGGGATGTCCACCCAAAGTCTATGAACTCATGAGAGCAT GCTGGCAATGGAGCCCATTAGACAGACCTTCGTTTGCAGAGATTCACCAAGCCTTCGAAACAATGTTCCATGACTCCAGCATCTCTGAAG AGGTGGCGGAGGAGCTCTGTAAGACGGCCTCCTCTGGTCACTGCGGACCACTGCACTCATTCAGTCACGACATGCCCCTGTTACCTtccaaatctcacacactccGTAAGcacacagaaaacaaggaaaacattGAGGGTGGACTGGATGGGCGCAGCGACCACGGCACACACAGCCACTCAG GTTGGGCTTCATTGCTGGGAGGTGACAGCCGGTCCGGTGGCTCCCCAGCTCTGCCCAGAAAACAGCAGCCACGAGACAAATCTCCCAGCAGCCTTCTAGAGGACGCACAGGATATGGGCACATTTACACGAGACCGCAAGACGggcttcttcagctccttcataaaaaagaaatcttcctcctcctcttcatcttcgcCATCCTCCCAGCTCCAACATAACCTTCCGACGCCGCCCAAGAGGAGCAGTTCTTTCCGGGAAATGGAGACGCAGCCTCACAAGAAATATGAGCCCACTGCTGATTTCagcgctcctcctcctctgccccagTCAGACAGTTTAGGAGgcttctctgcctctccttcccACTCCCACGGGGAACCCACCCAGACTCAGTCGCGCTGCTGTGGGGCAGCGTTCGGACAGAAACCCTCTGGCCTTGGCTCACAGGTGACGAGTGGGAGCAGTTGGAGTGGGTTGGCTGGTTTTTTTACCCCTAGACTCATTAAAAAGACCCTGGGGCTACGGACAGGTAAGACAACCTCttcagaggagggggggagtaTAATTGGAGGGCCTAAACCCTTCCCTAGGTCCAATTCTACCTCCTCTATGTCAGCTGGGCTGCCAGACCTGGAGCGCATGGCTCTAACTTTACCCAGAAACCGCAGCGCTAAGCCCCCTTTGGAGAGAACTGCCTCCACAACCTCCCAGCCAGAGAACGGGGCTGCACGGCCCTCAGAAACTCTGCTGCGGAGGATGGATGAGGGGACCGCACAAATCAGGGAAAGGCCCAAAGCCAAGCTCCTACCCCGGGGCACTGCTGTAGGGGTGAGGGCACCAGGAGtagggggggaggtgggggaatCAGACAGTCTCTCCCGGGTCAGAGAGGTTAGAGaggagagtgggggaggactGGACAGGCAGCAGAGTTGGTCATCTCCCTCAAAGAGTTCTAGTTCCAGTGCTTCCCCAGTGGCAGCAGGCGCACCGACTCACAACCACAAAGTTCCAGTCCTGATCTCCCCTACGCTGAAGCACAGCCCAGCTGACGTGCACCTAGTCGGCCTAGACTCTCAGGGGAACCGCTTCAAACTGCTGTCTGAGCACCAAGCAGACCGGGACAGGCCGCGACTTGTAAAACCCAAGtgtgctcctcctccacctcccactCTGCGGAGCCTGCAACACTCCTACAGCGGAGACGGAGAGGAGCAGGTAGGAGGTGCACCCGTGGAAGTGAATGGAGACACATTAAAAGGTCACAGGTCAGGGCGACCGTCTGTGCCACCACCACAAGTGCCTCctgcatcttcctcctccttttcctcgtCTTCTGCAACCACCAACACGACTCCCACCAAAATGGCCAACGGAGCCCCCACCACTGCTTCATCCAAAGTGGCACTACGGCGAACCAGGCAGCAGGTGGAGAGGGTGCCCCTGGAACGGGCCAGCCGTGAGGCCCTGCTGGTGTGCGCCGAGTGCCTGAGCAGCGCCCTCCACGCCAGCTCCGAAAGCCCCTCCAGCAGCCAGGTGCTGGACGCCGGCCACCAGCTGCTAGACTACTGCTCAGGTTACGTGGACTGCATCCCTCAGATGAGGAACAAATTTGCCTTCCGAGAGGCGGTGGGGAAGCTCGAGCTCAGCCTGCAGGAGCTGAGGGCTTCGTCTTCAGGAGGAGGACTGAGCAGCGTGGGGCCCAACACTGTACTGGACAACCTGCACAGCTGTATTAAAGAGATTAGTGACGTAGTGCAGAGGTAG